The Vibrio syngnathi DNA window CATTGATTTTTAAAAGAATTTGTTGTGTTAATGGTTTGTTTAAATGATGGTTTACAGTCGCTTGCTATCCAAACCTTGAGTGCAAACGTGTGCTGAACTTTAGAGTTTTAGCTCTACTTGGGTTTTGAGTGAGTAAAATTTTTTGGAGGTATTTCCGCAGGGTGTTAACTAGTGGTATGATGAGTAAATTAGAACAAAATAATTAAATTGGATTGAAGTGTAGATGGTCATTAAGGCAAAGAGCCCGGCAGGATTTGCAGAAAAGTATATCATTGAAAGTATTTGGAATGGCCGTTTCGCTCCAGGTTCTATCTTGCCCGCAGAACGCGAGCTTTCTGAGCTGATTGGTGTTACACGTACTACGCTTCGTGAAGTACTTCAGCGTCTTGCTCGTGATGGTTGGTTGACAATCCAACACGGTAAGCCAACTAAAGTTAATCAGTTTATGGAAACGTCAGGTCTTCATATCCTTGATACATTAATGACGTTGGACGTTGATAACGCAAGTAAAATGGTAGAAGACCTGCTTGCTGCTCGTACTAATATCAGCCCTATCTTTATGCGTTATGCATTCAAAGCAAATAAAGAGGCTTCAGAGCGTACGATTACTAACGTAATTGAATCTTGTGAATCTTTACTTGCGGCACCTACTTGGGATGAATTCTTAGAATCGTCGCCATATGCTGACAAGATCAAACAATCGGTGAAAGAAGACGTAGAAAAAGATGAAGCGAAGCGTCAAACGATCTTAATTGCTAAAACTTTTAACTTCTACGATTACATGCTTTTCCAACGTTTAGCATTCCATTCAGGTAACCAAATTTATGGCCTGATCTTTAATGGTGTTCGAAAATTGTACGACCGTGTTGGTAGCTACTACTTCTCTAACCCAGAAGCTCGTCGTTTAGCCATGGAGTTCTACAAAAACTTGTTTGTTATTTGTGAAAGCGGTGAGCGTGAGAATTTGCCACTTGTGATTCGTAACTACGGTATCGCAAGCGCACAGATTTGGAACGAGATGAAGACAACGTTACCGACAAACTTTACTGAAGACGACAGCTAAGTCTTTTCATTAAACTACTGTTCGGTTGTTTTACTTATTGAGTAAACGACGTAAAGAAAACGAAAAAGCGGCGAGATAATCAAATTATCTCGCCGCTTTTTATTTATTGATAGTTGGTGAGAACGTATCAATAGGCAGTAACTTACCCTGCAAACTCTTCTGAGTCTGGACGGTTAGTAAATTGCACGCCATTTAGAAAATCGCAAAGTAGTTGGTCTTCACATACTTTGTAGTTCTTGTTCTCTGGCTTACGGAAGTAGGCACCAATCTCGTACTTACTTAGGCTGATGCCTACCACTTCTAATATATCTAATACATCTTCTGCTTTCATGTTCAACGCAATACGCAGCTTCATGAAAATCATATTGTTAGTCAGAGCAACTTCAGGTTTAGGCTGAACACCCTCTTTTTTGCCACGCTTAAGGTTGATAAAACCATTTAGGAACACCGCTAACTCTTTATCTTTCATCGTAGAGCATGACTTGTCGTTGTCTTCTTTTAGCCAATTGATCACTTGGTCATGAGCAACGGTCACATCAGCTTGCTCGATAGCTTTAATGATCTGTGCATTTTTAAGGTTTAGCGCGTGTTGAATACGACGCAAGATTTCGTTGTTAGTCACTGGGGATTCCTAAAAAGGGTTTGGAGAGTAAAGAGGTGTTGGTTAGCCCGTTATCGTCGACAAACCAATTTCTACTCTACATAGCATAGTTGACGGCGACTCTAACAGAGAACGCTTATTTTCGGTAGATATAAAAAATCCCCAATGCTTATTAACTCATTCAAGTTAAAAGTGCATTAGGGATTTCGCTATGAGTGCTTGTTATCTGACTGAAGCCAGAGCTACATTACACGCATACCAGGTTGAGCACCTTCGTGTGGCTCAAGGATCCACAGGTCGCTGCCACCAGGGCCCGCGGCTAGGATCATGCCTTCAGACATACCAAACTTCATCTTACGAGGTTTTAGGTTTGCGACCATTACGGTTAGCTTACCTTCTAGCTCTTCAGGTTTGTACGCTGACTTGATACCAGAGAATACTTGGCGAGTCTCACCACCGATGTCCAATTGGAATTTCAGTAGTTTGTTCGCTTTTGGTACTTCTTCACAAGAGATGATACGAGCAATACGCATATCGACTGCTGCAAAGGCATCGAACTCAATCTCGTCTGCGATTGGCTCTTTGTCTAGCTCAGTTTGGCTTGCTTGCTCTTTTTCAGCTTCTGCTTTTTCTTTCGCAGCTGCTTCTGCGGCTGCATCTTCTTTAGAAGATTCGATCATTGCTTCCACTTTCTTCGGATCAATACGGCTAAACAGCGCTTTGAACTTAGTGATTTCGTGATCAGTTAGCGGTGTAGCAATCGCTTCCCACGTTAGCTCTTCGTTTAGGAAAGCCTCAGTGCGAGCCGCAAGCTCTGGCATAACTGGTTTCAGGTAAGCCATTAGCACGCGGAATAGGTTAATACCGACAGAAGAAACTTCTTGAAGCTCTTTCTCTTTGCCTTCTTCTTTCGCAAGAACCCAAGGTGCTTTTTCGTCAATGTACTGGTTAGCTTTATCTGCTAGTGCAGTAATTTCACGGATAGCGCGGCTGAACTCACGAGTTTCGTATAGCTGACCGATACGCTCAGCAGCAGCAACGAATTCGTTGTATAGCTCAGGTTCTGCAAATTCAGCAGCAAGTTTGCCTTCAAAACGTTTCGTGATGAAGCCAGCGTTACGAGACGCTAGGTTAACAATCTTGTTTACGACGTCAGCGTTTACACGTTGAGTGAAGTCTTCAAGGTTAAGGTCAAGGTCATCAATACGGCTGTTTAGTTTCGCAGCGTAGTAGTAGCGTAGACACTCAGGGTCTAGGTGGTTTAAGTACGTACTTGCTTTGATGAATGTGCCTTTCGACTTAGACATCTTCGCACCGTTCACCGTTACGTAGCCGTGTACGAATACGTTGTTTGGCTTACGGAAACCAGCGCCTTCTAGCATTGCAGGCCAGAATAGGCTGTGGAAGTAAACGATGTCTTTACCGATGAAGTGGTAAAGCTCAGTTGTGCTGTCTTTCTTCCAGTATTCGTCAAAGTTTAGATCGTCACGCTTGTCACATAGGTTCTTGAAAGAAGCCATGTAGCCAACAGGAGCGTCTAGCCATACGTAGAAAAATTTGTTTTTCTCGCCTGGGATTTCGAAGCCGAAGTAAGGTGCATCACGAGAGATATCCCACTGTTGCAGACCAGACTCGAACCATTCCTGCATTTTGTTTGCAGTTTCATTCTGTAGAGAGCCAGAACGAGTCCACTCTTTAAGCATGCTTTCGAACTGAGGTAGGTCGAAGAAGAAGTGCTCAGAATCTTTCATTACTGGAGTTGCGCCAGAAACCGCTGATTTAGGGTTAATTAGCTCAGTTGGGCTGTATGTCTCACCACAGTTATCACAGTTATCACCATACTGGTCTTCTGACTTACACTTAGGGCAAGTACCTTTTACGAAGCGGTCTGGTAGGAACATCTCTTTCTCAGGATCGAAAAGCTGAGAAATAGTGCGGCTAGAAATGAAGCCGTTCTTTTTAAGTTCGAGATAGATGTGAGAAGCCAGTTCACGGTTCTCTTCGCTATGTGTGCTGTGGTAGTTATCAAAGCTGATATCAAAGCCAGCGAAGTCTTTTTGGTGCTCTTCACTAACAGCAGCGATCATCTCTTCTGGCGTGATACCCATCTGTTGAGCTTTAAGCATAATTGGCGTGCCGTGAGCATCGTCAGCACAGATGAAGTTTACAGTGTTGCCACGTAGACGCTGGTATCGAACCCAGATATCAGCTTGGATATGCTCAAGCATATGGCCAAGGTGAATAGAGCCGTTAGCGTACGGAAGCGCACAAGTTACCAAAAGTTGTCTTGGATCAGTTGCCATACTTAATAATTCGCTTTTTTGATAGGTATAAATTTTGAGAGGTAATACTACTTTATAACGTGTGATACGCCAAGGTATCAGACAAAGGATTCCCCTAGTTTTTTAGGGGTTCAGTCTTCATCTCGTGGGTGATAGCATAAATAAAAAAAGGAGCCCCAATGCGTAACTTTACTTCTAAGCAAGATTTCTGTTCATGGTTGAATGAGTTCGAGTCACCAATCCTCATCCCAGAGTGGGCGCTACACCAAAATATTGTATCGGTTGATCCTCGTGGGTCGTTTGTCATTACCTTGCCTTTTGCAGCTAATCAGCTCGCGGTTGAACTGGAACATTGGATCCACTCCCAGATTGAACAACAGCTTGTCAGCACTTTTCAGTTTGAAGTGAAAGTGAAGCCGTCTGCGCTGGAAACTACAGTCGCAACACCATTGAAAGGCGTTAAGAACATTATCGCCGTGACGTCGGCAAAGGGTGGGGTGGGTAAATCGACAACTTCGGTAAACCTTGCGCTTGCGTTATCTAAGTCAGGTTCAAAAGTGGGCTTGTTGGATGCGGATATCTACGGCCCATCAGTGCCTATGATGCTTGGCCAACTAGACGCGAAACCAGAAGTACAGAATAACAAATGGATGATGCCAATCGAAGCTCATGGCATTTTTACTCATTCTATCGGTTACCTTGTATCAAAAGATGATGCGGCAATCTGGCGTGGACCTATGGCAGCTAAAGCTTTAGGTCAACTTGTTAATGAAACCGTCTGGCCTGAGTTGGATTACCTTGTTATCGACATGCCACCGGGCACGGGTGATATTCAACTAACCTTGTCGCAGCAGATCCCAGTGACGGGCGCGGTTGTGGTGACAACTCCGCAAGATTTGGCATTAGCTGATGCGCGTAAAGGTGTGGCGATGTTCGATAAAGTGAGCGTGCCAGTTGCGGGCTTAGTGGAAAACATGAGCTACCATATTTGTAGTCACTGTGGCGAAAAAGAGCATATCTTCGGTGCTGGCGGTGCAGAAGCCATGTCAGAAGAGTTCTTTCTCGATATTTTGGCGCAAATTCCCCTGCATATTGATGTACGAGAAGACATCGACGCGGGTTGCCCAACGGTGATACGTCGTCCAGATAGCGAACACACGCGTCATTACTTAGAGCTTGCTGAGAACGTGGCTGCGCAGATGTTCTGGACTGGTAAGGCGAGACCAGAGGCGATTAACTTCTCGATGGTTGAATAGCAATGGCTGATCACAAAGGTGTGTAAATCATGTGTGGGTGAGATAAACAACGGTTGGATTAGGTGGATAGCCATAGGGGTTGTGCATATAGTTGTATTTAAGTTATTTGAAAGCAAACGATTGTTTTAAGTAAATGTATTAAGATCATCAATTTGACTGCAATTAGCTAACATCGCGACTAGAATCTATATGCTTTAGCCCCTATAATCAGGCGGTTTATCTCTTCCCACCACCAAACCATATCGGGTGCAAATTAATGTCTGATAATAATCAATGTGTCATCGTAGGTATCGCTGGCGCTTCAGCTTCAGGAAAAAGCCTGATCGCGAGTACGATTTATAATGAGCTGCGCGAAAAAGTAGGCGACCATCAAATTGGTGTTATCACGGAAGATTGCTATTACAGCGACCAAAGTCACTTGAGTATGGAAGAGCGAGTTAAAACTAACTACGACCACCCAAATGCACTAGATCATGACCTTTTATGCGAACATCTACAGCAGCTAATGAGTGGCAATGCCGTAGAAGTTCCAGAATACAGCTACACAGAACACACACGCACTTCTGAAGCGACTACACTTACTCCTAAGAAAGTGATCATTTTAGAAGGTATTCTGCTTCTGACAGACCCGCGTCTTCGTAAACTAATGCACGCAAGCGTATTTATGGATACACCGTTGGACATCTGTCTACTACGTCGCGTTAAGCGTGATGTAGAAGAGCGTGGTCGAACAATGGATACGGTACTTAAACAATACCAAGAAACAGTACGCCCAATGTTCATGCAGTTTATCGAGCCTTCAAAACAACATGCAGACATCATCGTTCCTCGTGGTGGTAAAAACCGTATTGCGATTGATGTGCTAAAAGCGCATATTGCGAAGTTGTTGAAGTCTTAATCGAATAAAATTTTGCCTAAGTGACTCACTTAGCTTTATTTTTTACCGAATCAGTGGCACTTTTATAGTGCCACTTTCTTTTGGAATCTAAGCAAGGAATATGCGGATGAAGAAACTACTCATTTTCATAGCTGTACCAGTGTTTGTTGTCGTTGCAGCAATTCTGGCACTAGTGCTGTTAGTGAATCCCAACCAATTTAAGCCATTAATTGTCGAACAAGCCCAAAAACACACCGGCCTAGAGCTCGTGATCGAGGGTGATATCAGCTGGCAATTCTTCCCATCTATTGGCTTCGAACTTGGTCAAACTGAATTACGTAACCCTGAAGGGTTCACCCAACCAAACCTGTTTAAGGTTGATACCGTTGGCGTTGATGTTTCGGTTACTCCGCTATTTAGCAACCAACTAGAGATCGGCAACATTACTCTAGATGGTGCAGAATTCTATTTAGAAACGCTTAAAGATGGTCGCAAGAACATCGATGCGCTCACACAAGCGTCTGCTCCTAAGGATTCTGAACCTGCAGCGGATACAAGTTCTGAAGCAACACCGGCGTCTCAAGAGCAAACTTCTACAGACACATCTGGCTGGACGATCAATCTTGCAGGTGTAACAGTCTCAAACGCATTGTTTGAGATGGACGACAAGCAAGCAGGTTCATTCACTAAGCTATACGATGTGTCTTTGAGTCTTTCTGAGTTTGCCGTTGATACATGGACGACCGCGACGTTTGCGGCTTCTGGTGAAAACAACCAACAGAAGTTCTCTTCAAATGGCAGTGCTGAATTCAAATTAGCGGAAGGCTTTGCAAGCTACGCATTACGAAATATTGACCTTAATGCCAAGTTCAATGATCCAGCAACGTCGATCGAGTCAGCGAAGATTGGCTTAAATACGTTTGAGTTCGATAAGGTTAACCAACTGACTTATGCGGTGATTGGTAATGCTGCTGGTCTTGACCTTGATCTTAAAGGTGGCGGTGACTTGACTGTCGATAGCGCGATCTCAAGAGTTACACTGAACAAGTTAACATTAGACTCAACATTCAAAGGTGAAACGCTTCCTCAATCACCAATGAAAGTGGATATGCTGTCTGACTTAAGCTTTGATCTAACTAAGAGTCACTTGAGCTTTGTGCTAGAGAAGCTGCAAGCTAACGCTATCGCACTAGACGGTAAAGCGGACATCACTTTATCTGAAATACCAAAGGTTCGTTTTTCTCTTCATAGCCCGAACATCGATTTAGATGAGTTCTTAGGCCTAGGTAATACATCAGAAACAGCGAGTGCTGCGCCTTCTGATTCTGCTGGTGGCTCAACTTCAAATACTACAGCTTCTTCGACGTCAAGCTCAGGTAGCTCGACTTCAAGTTCAGATAACTCGGCTCCTGCGAAAGAAGTAGAACCTGACCTGTCAGCACTGAAAACGCTTGATGTGAAAGGTAATATCACAATCGATAAGTTCAAGGCGAACAACGCAAAAATGCAGAACGTGAAAACGGCGTTCTCAGTTAACCGTGGTATCGCAGAACTGACATCGTTTACTTCGAATCTTTACCAAGGCTCTATCTCGGCAACAGCACGATTAGATGCACGCAAGACGCCAGCGACTTACACGGCTAAGAAAAAGATTAAAGGCGTAAAAGTACAACCGTTATTGTTTGACGTAGCGAACAACGATACGCTGGAAGGTACTGGTAATATCGATGTTAACGTTAAAGGTAAGAGCTTGACGCCAACAGGAATCAAGAAGAACTTGGTTGGCACTATTGCGATTAACTTTGAAGATGGTGCGGTTAATGGCATTAACATCGCGCAACTGATTCGAGAAAACTACGCTAAGATCAAAGGCGAGAAAGTCGAAAGCAAAGACGAGTCTCAAAAGACAGATTTTAGTGCAATGAAAGCAACACTCAAGGTTGATAAAGGTTGGGTTTCAACGAATGACTTATCGGCACAGTCACCTCTTTTACGCGTGACAGGTCAAGGTAAAGCAAACTTCATCAATGAAACGGTCGACTTCCTGGTTCGCACGTCAATTGTTGGCTCGCTTGAAGGCCAGGGTGGCAAGAGCATTGATGATCTCAAAGATGTGACGATTCCAATTAAAGTTACCGGCCAGTGGGCTGACCCTAAATTTGCGCTTGTCTTTGATGATGTGTTGAAACAGAAAGCTGAAAAAGAGATTGATCGCGGTATTAAGAAACTTGAAGAAAAATACGGTGACAAGATCAAAGATGAGAAAACTAGAGATGCAGTCAATGGTTTACTCAAAGGCTTGTTTAACTAATCGCTATTTTAAATAAATAGCATATAAAAAGCGCCATTCCTTATTACGA harbors:
- the fadR gene encoding fatty acid metabolism transcriptional regulator FadR, producing the protein MVIKAKSPAGFAEKYIIESIWNGRFAPGSILPAERELSELIGVTRTTLREVLQRLARDGWLTIQHGKPTKVNQFMETSGLHILDTLMTLDVDNASKMVEDLLAARTNISPIFMRYAFKANKEASERTITNVIESCESLLAAPTWDEFLESSPYADKIKQSVKEDVEKDEAKRQTILIAKTFNFYDYMLFQRLAFHSGNQIYGLIFNGVRKLYDRVGSYYFSNPEARRLAMEFYKNLFVICESGERENLPLVIRNYGIASAQIWNEMKTTLPTNFTEDDS
- a CDS encoding DUF1456 family protein, producing the protein MTNNEILRRIQHALNLKNAQIIKAIEQADVTVAHDQVINWLKEDNDKSCSTMKDKELAVFLNGFINLKRGKKEGVQPKPEVALTNNMIFMKLRIALNMKAEDVLDILEVVGISLSKYEIGAYFRKPENKNYKVCEDQLLCDFLNGVQFTNRPDSEEFAG
- the metG gene encoding methionine--tRNA ligase, which codes for MATDPRQLLVTCALPYANGSIHLGHMLEHIQADIWVRYQRLRGNTVNFICADDAHGTPIMLKAQQMGITPEEMIAAVSEEHQKDFAGFDISFDNYHSTHSEENRELASHIYLELKKNGFISSRTISQLFDPEKEMFLPDRFVKGTCPKCKSEDQYGDNCDNCGETYSPTELINPKSAVSGATPVMKDSEHFFFDLPQFESMLKEWTRSGSLQNETANKMQEWFESGLQQWDISRDAPYFGFEIPGEKNKFFYVWLDAPVGYMASFKNLCDKRDDLNFDEYWKKDSTTELYHFIGKDIVYFHSLFWPAMLEGAGFRKPNNVFVHGYVTVNGAKMSKSKGTFIKASTYLNHLDPECLRYYYAAKLNSRIDDLDLNLEDFTQRVNADVVNKIVNLASRNAGFITKRFEGKLAAEFAEPELYNEFVAAAERIGQLYETREFSRAIREITALADKANQYIDEKAPWVLAKEEGKEKELQEVSSVGINLFRVLMAYLKPVMPELAARTEAFLNEELTWEAIATPLTDHEITKFKALFSRIDPKKVEAMIESSKEDAAAEAAAKEKAEAEKEQASQTELDKEPIADEIEFDAFAAVDMRIARIISCEEVPKANKLLKFQLDIGGETRQVFSGIKSAYKPEELEGKLTVMVANLKPRKMKFGMSEGMILAAGPGGSDLWILEPHEGAQPGMRVM
- the apbC gene encoding iron-sulfur cluster carrier protein ApbC codes for the protein MRNFTSKQDFCSWLNEFESPILIPEWALHQNIVSVDPRGSFVITLPFAANQLAVELEHWIHSQIEQQLVSTFQFEVKVKPSALETTVATPLKGVKNIIAVTSAKGGVGKSTTSVNLALALSKSGSKVGLLDADIYGPSVPMMLGQLDAKPEVQNNKWMMPIEAHGIFTHSIGYLVSKDDAAIWRGPMAAKALGQLVNETVWPELDYLVIDMPPGTGDIQLTLSQQIPVTGAVVVTTPQDLALADARKGVAMFDKVSVPVAGLVENMSYHICSHCGEKEHIFGAGGAEAMSEEFFLDILAQIPLHIDVREDIDAGCPTVIRRPDSEHTRHYLELAENVAAQMFWTGKARPEAINFSMVE
- the udk gene encoding uridine kinase, encoding MSDNNQCVIVGIAGASASGKSLIASTIYNELREKVGDHQIGVITEDCYYSDQSHLSMEERVKTNYDHPNALDHDLLCEHLQQLMSGNAVEVPEYSYTEHTRTSEATTLTPKKVIILEGILLLTDPRLRKLMHASVFMDTPLDICLLRRVKRDVEERGRTMDTVLKQYQETVRPMFMQFIEPSKQHADIIVPRGGKNRIAIDVLKAHIAKLLKS
- a CDS encoding AsmA family protein, yielding MKKLLIFIAVPVFVVVAAILALVLLVNPNQFKPLIVEQAQKHTGLELVIEGDISWQFFPSIGFELGQTELRNPEGFTQPNLFKVDTVGVDVSVTPLFSNQLEIGNITLDGAEFYLETLKDGRKNIDALTQASAPKDSEPAADTSSEATPASQEQTSTDTSGWTINLAGVTVSNALFEMDDKQAGSFTKLYDVSLSLSEFAVDTWTTATFAASGENNQQKFSSNGSAEFKLAEGFASYALRNIDLNAKFNDPATSIESAKIGLNTFEFDKVNQLTYAVIGNAAGLDLDLKGGGDLTVDSAISRVTLNKLTLDSTFKGETLPQSPMKVDMLSDLSFDLTKSHLSFVLEKLQANAIALDGKADITLSEIPKVRFSLHSPNIDLDEFLGLGNTSETASAAPSDSAGGSTSNTTASSTSSSGSSTSSSDNSAPAKEVEPDLSALKTLDVKGNITIDKFKANNAKMQNVKTAFSVNRGIAELTSFTSNLYQGSISATARLDARKTPATYTAKKKIKGVKVQPLLFDVANNDTLEGTGNIDVNVKGKSLTPTGIKKNLVGTIAINFEDGAVNGINIAQLIRENYAKIKGEKVESKDESQKTDFSAMKATLKVDKGWVSTNDLSAQSPLLRVTGQGKANFINETVDFLVRTSIVGSLEGQGGKSIDDLKDVTIPIKVTGQWADPKFALVFDDVLKQKAEKEIDRGIKKLEEKYGDKIKDEKTRDAVNGLLKGLFN